GGCCTTGTCCAAGATTGAGTCTTCTTCGGCCGTCATGCCGCCTGCCATGAGGCGGATAAGCCCGTGGAGCGTAGTGATGTTGGAGCGCAGCACATCTTCCGTTTCATCTTCGTTGTGGCTGGACAGGGGAAGGTCAAACGGGTTGATGCGCTTAGGGGAGTTGAGGCTGATTTCCAAGTAGGAACCACCCACAGCTTCCGCTAACTTTTCGTACTCATTTTCTGGGTCGATAATAATCACGTCCGTGCCAAGCATGAGGTAGCGCAGAATCTCTAGCTTCACGAAATATGACTTACCAGCACCCGATGTAGCGAATACCACCGAATTAGCATTCTCTAGGTTGAACCGGTCAAACAGGATAAGGGAGTCATTGTGGCGGTTGATGCCGTACAGGATTCCTTCGTCTGAAGTAAGCTCGGCGGAAGAGAAAGGGAATGTGGTGGAGAGGGAACCGGTATCCAGGTTGCGGCGGATAGCCAACTCATCAGAGGCAATAGGAAGGGTTGAATTGAACCCCTGCTCCATTTGGACAAGCGCCTCCTTGGTGTAGATAAGCATCCCACCGAGCGTTGCGGAGAGCTGCTTAGACAAAGAGGAGAGTTCTTCCAGTGACTTGGCGTAAATAGTGAAATAGAGCGAGTACTGGAAAAGGCGGTTCTGACCCTGTGACAGGGTTTCACGGAGCT
This window of the Verrucomicrobiia bacterium genome carries:
- a CDS encoding DUF87 domain-containing protein, with protein sequence MHLPFFHSQSKDDKASAASQAAALQMYQQGMSTTRDIIAPADFVVTTNHIQMGSYFVRTLFVYTYPRYLNTNWLSPIINYDFTMDIGMFIVPQDVQEVMQSLRRKLSQLESTRQIEAEKGQVRDPELDTAVADIDQLRETLSQGQNRLFQYSLYFTIYAKSLEELSSLSKQLSATLGGMLIYTKEALVQMEQGFNSTLPIASDELAIRRNLDTGSLSTTFPFSSAELTSDEGILYGINRHNDSLILFDRFNLENANSVVFATSGAGKSYFVKLEILRYLMLGTDVIIIDPENEYEKLAEAVGGSYLEISLNSPKRINPFDLPLSSHNEDETEDVLRSNITTLHGLIRLMAGGMTAEEDSILDKA